One Deinococcus misasensis DSM 22328 genomic window carries:
- a CDS encoding 4a-hydroxytetrahydrobiopterin dehydratase, producing MNRNPLTEEQLSQALAQLDGWEAQSAGILKTYTFGSYTDGVAFAMKVALLAEKMNHHPDALTIGWKKVTVVYVTHDAGGITELDVQAAQKVDRL from the coding sequence ATGAACCGCAACCCGCTCACCGAAGAACAGCTTTCACAGGCCCTTGCTCAACTTGACGGCTGGGAGGCCCAGAGTGCAGGCATCCTCAAAACCTACACCTTTGGCAGCTATACAGATGGGGTGGCTTTTGCCATGAAAGTGGCCCTGCTGGCCGAAAAAATGAACCACCATCCTGATGCACTGACCATTGGCTGGAAAAAAGTCACGGTGGTTTATGTCACCCACGATGCAGGTGGCATCACAGAACTGGATGTGCAGGCTGCACAGAAGGTAGACCGGCTCTAA
- a CDS encoding DUF2339 domain-containing protein, protein MEWLFYILMALLFWALPAIIVHGMLGRRMREQQDQMDLLKTELRRLKQHLDPLQQQTSSPPVSAAETLLQKSPEPAGEKPTAPEQTTQPRVPAPPPFPSKAKIPPAAQTKPVVEKGPLDGLLRYFTGERALVRWGVMLVLFGMGFLLKLTVSEDLSVPLKLGIAASCAGVLFGWGWQVRRTRKGFSVALQGGALGILYFMVYASSVLYNILPFTAGLLIWLLVGLLGGFLALRQNAQVLAVLSVVGGFLAPILMRSGSFELPPELMVQVFTYYALLNAGIVWLSFVKLWRSLNVLGYLFTFLFGALWGVLAYRPEAYPIAQPFLILFFVMYTVTPLVHALRRRSGRADHILMLSVPVLSLIQQAGLMAGDRTSTALSSLVVAGVQYGLSLYVRNKNTPRALQDTYQMLAIGFAALSVPLLTTALATSVIWAFNGVLLTVFGTRAGNQIHKVWGGVLLYLALAALLLAWLIQGQSAGVLTSLLWVSLALLGTGIFLHQNQQMGLARGLLLTGATFWILTGASGAEWLWPERFSALLVLFSLNVTLLVLQQLGQRFQVALLSQFAFGLPLWAIWTAFLALLGWDESLTWPALLGWGGFFVVQYLFLAQVPTSEKVQKLLYLLTSWLLFFRLMVVGQALLQQIDLGNYVWVLVPLLFYWGHLLLWERLPFTIKFPRLYRDGLMLPLQVLQTGVFLLLLMQPPAQTYLPLLNILEVAQLALFLTLLHDRLPWEMQPQSRRIRRNALIVMGLLGVSAVVVRFMHAYFGAPWNWIDILGHNNTQTVLSIFWSAVALTFTVHANRKADRDLWTIGAGILVFVVFKLFVLDLSGSDTWARVISFLGVGVLLLFMGFVAPVPPRRPEEEKA, encoded by the coding sequence ATGGAATGGCTGTTTTACATTTTGATGGCCCTGTTGTTCTGGGCTTTGCCAGCCATCATTGTGCACGGGATGCTGGGTCGCCGCATGCGTGAACAACAGGACCAGATGGACCTTTTGAAAACAGAATTGCGTCGTTTGAAACAACACCTTGATCCGCTTCAGCAGCAGACCTCCTCCCCTCCAGTGTCTGCTGCTGAAACGTTGTTGCAAAAGTCACCAGAGCCTGCTGGGGAAAAACCGACTGCACCAGAGCAAACAACACAGCCCAGAGTCCCTGCCCCACCTCCTTTTCCTTCAAAAGCAAAAATCCCACCTGCTGCGCAGACCAAACCTGTTGTGGAAAAAGGTCCTCTGGACGGGCTCTTGAGGTACTTCACAGGTGAACGGGCACTGGTCCGTTGGGGTGTGATGCTGGTGCTGTTCGGGATGGGGTTCTTGCTGAAACTCACCGTCAGTGAAGACCTTTCGGTGCCACTGAAACTGGGGATCGCTGCCAGTTGCGCGGGCGTGCTGTTTGGCTGGGGATGGCAGGTCCGGCGCACCCGCAAAGGGTTCAGTGTGGCCTTGCAGGGAGGCGCACTGGGCATTTTGTATTTCATGGTGTATGCCTCCAGCGTGCTCTACAACATCCTGCCTTTCACTGCAGGGCTTCTGATCTGGTTGCTGGTGGGCTTGCTGGGCGGCTTTCTGGCCCTCAGGCAAAATGCACAGGTGCTGGCGGTGCTCAGTGTGGTGGGCGGTTTTCTGGCCCCCATCCTCATGCGGTCCGGGTCTTTTGAACTGCCACCAGAGTTGATGGTGCAGGTGTTCACATATTACGCCTTGTTGAATGCAGGCATCGTGTGGCTTTCCTTTGTGAAGCTCTGGCGTTCCCTGAACGTGCTGGGTTACCTGTTCACCTTTCTGTTTGGTGCACTCTGGGGTGTGCTGGCTTATCGGCCAGAGGCTTACCCGATTGCTCAGCCTTTCCTGATCCTGTTTTTTGTGATGTACACCGTGACCCCTCTGGTGCACGCTTTGCGCAGACGGTCAGGCCGTGCCGACCACATCCTGATGCTCTCGGTTCCAGTGCTGTCCCTGATCCAGCAGGCAGGTTTGATGGCAGGGGACCGCACCAGCACAGCCCTCAGCAGTCTGGTGGTGGCGGGTGTGCAGTACGGGCTTTCCCTTTACGTACGCAACAAAAACACCCCCAGAGCCCTGCAAGACACCTACCAGATGCTGGCCATTGGGTTTGCGGCCCTTTCGGTTCCCTTGCTGACCACCGCTCTGGCCACCAGTGTCATCTGGGCTTTCAATGGGGTGCTGCTCACGGTGTTTGGCACCCGTGCAGGCAACCAGATCCACAAAGTCTGGGGAGGGGTGCTGCTGTATCTGGCTCTGGCTGCTTTGTTGCTGGCATGGCTGATTCAGGGACAGAGTGCAGGGGTGTTGACCAGTTTGCTCTGGGTCAGTCTGGCTTTGCTGGGAACAGGCATTTTCCTGCATCAAAACCAGCAAATGGGACTTGCGCGTGGCCTTCTCCTGACAGGGGCCACCTTCTGGATCCTGACTGGAGCAAGCGGTGCAGAATGGCTCTGGCCAGAGCGTTTTTCTGCTTTGCTGGTGCTGTTCAGCCTCAATGTGACACTGTTGGTACTGCAACAACTGGGCCAGAGGTTTCAGGTGGCTTTGCTGTCACAGTTTGCTTTCGGGTTGCCACTCTGGGCCATCTGGACGGCTTTCCTTGCTTTGCTCGGATGGGATGAATCCCTCACCTGGCCTGCCTTGCTGGGATGGGGAGGGTTTTTCGTGGTGCAGTACCTTTTCCTTGCTCAGGTGCCGACCTCTGAAAAGGTGCAAAAGCTGCTGTACCTGCTCACCTCCTGGTTGTTGTTTTTTCGTCTGATGGTGGTCGGACAGGCTTTGCTGCAACAGATTGACCTCGGGAACTATGTCTGGGTGCTGGTTCCTTTGCTGTTTTACTGGGGACATCTGCTGCTCTGGGAACGCCTGCCATTCACCATAAAGTTCCCACGCCTGTACCGTGATGGCTTGATGCTGCCTTTGCAGGTCCTCCAGACCGGGGTGTTTTTGTTGTTGTTGATGCAACCCCCTGCCCAAACCTATCTGCCCCTCCTGAACATTCTGGAAGTGGCACAACTGGCCCTGTTCCTGACCCTTTTGCATGACAGGTTGCCATGGGAAATGCAGCCCCAGAGCCGCAGAATCCGCCGAAATGCCCTGATTGTGATGGGCCTGCTCGGGGTCAGTGCTGTGGTGGTCCGGTTCATGCATGCTTATTTTGGGGCTCCATGGAACTGGATTGACATTCTGGGGCACAACAACACCCAGACGGTGCTTTCGATCTTCTGGAGTGCGGTGGCCCTGACGTTCACCGTTCATGCCAATCGCAAGGCAGATCGCGATTTGTGGACCATCGGAGCGGGCATACTGGTGTTTGTGGTGTTCAAACTCTTTGTGCTGGACCTCTCGGGCAGCGACACGTGGGCCAGAGTGATCAGCTTTCTCGGGGTGGGTGTGCTCTTGCTGTTCATGGGGTTTGTGGCACCCGTCCCACCAAGAAGACCAGAGGAGGAAAAAGCATGA
- a CDS encoding thioredoxin family protein, translating to MQKTVFYHAGCPVCVEAEQQFVGALDPQKYDVEVVHLGEQKHRLSEAEQAGVKSVPALIVDGLPFHINYGASINDLR from the coding sequence ATGCAAAAAACCGTTTTTTATCATGCTGGTTGCCCCGTGTGCGTTGAAGCCGAACAACAATTCGTGGGTGCTCTGGACCCCCAGAAGTACGATGTTGAAGTGGTCCACCTCGGTGAACAGAAGCACCGCCTCTCCGAAGCCGAGCAGGCCGGAGTGAAATCTGTGCCTGCGCTGATTGTGGATGGCCTGCCTTTCCACATCAATTACGGCGCCAGCATCAACGATCTGCGCTGA
- a CDS encoding MarR family winged helix-turn-helix transcriptional regulator: MIPVFIERLGVLLRQNSRTHPAGLHPIHFEVMHYLNLCNRFSNTPQAIGEYLGITKGTLSQSLKVLESKGLVTRQPDAHDRRVWHFELTTTGATLLAEHLQNTFQLLEGFEPAESVQIEQTLNLLLERLVSRQGGKPFGVCKTCKYHQRKEERWCALLNLPLEQDASEKICREHTPAEI, from the coding sequence ATGATCCCTGTTTTCATCGAACGTCTGGGGGTGCTGCTCAGGCAAAACAGCCGCACCCATCCAGCAGGCTTGCATCCCATCCACTTCGAGGTGATGCATTACCTGAACCTCTGCAACCGCTTCAGCAACACACCGCAGGCCATTGGAGAATATCTGGGCATCACCAAAGGAACCCTTTCCCAGAGCCTCAAAGTGCTGGAAAGCAAAGGGCTGGTGACCCGCCAACCCGATGCCCATGACCGGCGGGTATGGCATTTTGAGCTGACCACCACCGGAGCAACCTTGCTGGCTGAGCATTTGCAAAACACCTTCCAGTTGCTGGAGGGTTTCGAGCCAGCAGAATCTGTGCAGATCGAACAAACCCTGAATTTGCTGCTGGAAAGACTCGTTTCCAGACAGGGCGGAAAACCCTTTGGGGTGTGCAAAACCTGCAAATACCACCAGAGAAAAGAAGAACGCTGGTGTGCTCTGTTGAACCTGCCTCTGGAGCAGGATGCTTCGGAAAAAATCTGTCGTGAGCACACTCCGGCAGAGATTTGA
- a CDS encoding MarR family winged helix-turn-helix transcriptional regulator, with the protein MQNEPPDPILQLKVVTGLSKLSQVMKTQAWKGATPQRLTPTQGQILRRLHTAKRGLPLSQLATDLGITAATASDAVSMLVKKQLVVKTRDPQDGRQLQITLSPTGIQEAEKALEWTDFLSQAVGTLDAAEQGVLLQTLMRLIQVLQHNGQIAPVHMCFNCAFFRPNTYADPQAPHHCQFIGAALKVQELQLDCPDHQKLPVLSE; encoded by the coding sequence ATGCAAAACGAACCACCCGACCCCATCCTGCAACTCAAAGTCGTCACAGGTCTGTCCAAACTGAGCCAGGTGATGAAAACCCAGGCCTGGAAAGGTGCCACTCCCCAGAGGTTGACCCCCACACAAGGTCAAATTCTGAGGCGGTTGCACACGGCCAAGAGGGGCTTGCCCCTTTCGCAACTGGCCACAGACCTCGGCATCACAGCGGCCACCGCCAGTGATGCGGTCAGCATGCTGGTCAAAAAACAGCTGGTGGTCAAAACCCGTGATCCACAGGATGGTCGGCAATTGCAAATCACCCTCAGTCCCACCGGGATTCAGGAAGCCGAAAAAGCACTGGAATGGACAGATTTCCTTTCGCAAGCAGTAGGCACACTCGATGCAGCGGAACAGGGCGTCTTGCTCCAAACCCTGATGCGCCTCATTCAGGTGCTGCAACACAACGGACAGATTGCTCCCGTTCACATGTGTTTCAACTGTGCCTTTTTCCGGCCCAACACCTATGCAGATCCGCAGGCACCCCACCATTGCCAGTTCATCGGAGCAGCCTTGAAGGTTCAGGAATTGCAACTCGATTGCCCGGACCACCAGAAGTTGCCTGTTCTGAGCGAGTAA
- a CDS encoding hexameric tyrosine-coordinated heme protein, with the protein MAELTSLITATPEEGRLLAIQLARKSIVAIQPDGDTRKSLRQAYATDTMQLMMAAQIVALEFQTIALANNHWKKTD; encoded by the coding sequence ATGGCTGAATTGACCTCCCTGATCACGGCCACACCAGAGGAAGGCCGCCTGCTGGCCATCCAGTTGGCACGCAAGTCCATCGTGGCCATTCAACCCGATGGAGACACCCGCAAGTCTTTGCGGCAGGCATATGCCACGGACACCATGCAACTGATGATGGCCGCCCAGATTGTGGCTCTGGAGTTCCAGACCATTGCTCTGGCGAACAACCACTGGAAGAAAACCGACTGA
- a CDS encoding galactose oxidase-like domain-containing protein — MTALLACNTVSPSTQSPISEQGIAAQTTAQFTPTAAQEGYFSPVVKWPLVAVHMGLLPNGNVISWSTSDDTGDNIFDPPSSGEHDLTFVDVWNPTTNTHTRYDNQTGTELFCAGHTLLPNGQVLAAGGHDGLGPVDFYGRPDTNMFNPYTNTWTRKQDMAFTRWYPTLTVLPNKEVLSTGGVNDGAAADLPEIWNNTTQSWRTLTTASTNVFGGKFEHLYPWMHVNSEGQVFNSGPGVLMGKLNTSGTGSWTVIGQRDNYDRYHGSSVMFQPDRILVTGGVTNKTPNTSGNYDGTTNESLLIDARTGAKAPAANMLFARSHHQATLLPNGQIFVNGGNSSGKQWDDSTPVLASEIYNPRTNTWTRAASATVSRNYHSTALLLPDGRVLTAGGGIGAGEDHNHRDAEIYHPPYLFNTDGTLAARPKISSAPSRLGYNQLFGVSTPNVVSRVTLVRFGFVTHSFNLDQRFMDLKFQQSSTGQLYVASPANSKIAPPGSYMLFILNSKGVPSVAKIINIQ, encoded by the coding sequence TTGACTGCATTATTGGCGTGCAACACGGTCTCCCCCTCCACCCAAAGTCCCATCTCTGAACAGGGCATTGCTGCACAGACCACCGCCCAGTTCACCCCCACGGCTGCCCAAGAGGGTTACTTTTCTCCTGTGGTCAAGTGGCCTCTGGTCGCCGTGCACATGGGCCTGCTGCCCAACGGCAACGTGATCAGCTGGAGCACCAGTGATGACACCGGCGACAACATCTTTGATCCTCCCAGCAGTGGTGAACACGACCTGACTTTCGTGGACGTGTGGAACCCCACCACCAACACACACACCCGCTACGACAACCAGACCGGGACCGAACTGTTCTGCGCAGGTCACACCCTGCTGCCCAACGGACAGGTGCTGGCCGCCGGAGGTCACGATGGTCTCGGACCTGTGGACTTCTACGGACGTCCTGACACCAACATGTTCAACCCTTACACCAACACCTGGACCCGCAAACAGGACATGGCTTTCACCCGCTGGTACCCCACCCTCACGGTGCTGCCCAACAAAGAAGTGCTGTCCACAGGTGGTGTGAACGACGGCGCAGCCGCAGACCTCCCCGAGATCTGGAACAACACCACCCAGAGCTGGCGCACCCTAACCACCGCATCCACCAACGTGTTCGGCGGCAAATTCGAGCACCTGTACCCCTGGATGCACGTCAACAGCGAAGGGCAAGTGTTCAACTCGGGTCCGGGTGTCTTGATGGGCAAACTGAACACCTCGGGCACCGGAAGCTGGACGGTGATTGGTCAACGCGACAACTACGACCGTTACCACGGCAGCAGCGTGATGTTCCAGCCGGACCGCATTCTGGTCACCGGTGGGGTCACCAACAAAACCCCCAACACCAGCGGAAACTACGACGGCACCACCAACGAATCCCTCCTGATTGATGCACGCACCGGAGCCAAGGCCCCCGCCGCCAACATGCTCTTTGCCCGCAGCCACCATCAGGCCACCTTGCTGCCCAACGGACAGATTTTTGTGAACGGCGGAAACAGCAGTGGCAAACAGTGGGACGATTCCACCCCTGTGCTCGCAAGCGAAATTTACAATCCCAGAACCAACACCTGGACCAGAGCAGCCTCTGCAACAGTCAGCCGCAACTACCACAGCACTGCCCTGTTGCTGCCTGACGGACGGGTGCTCACCGCGGGGGGCGGCATCGGTGCCGGAGAAGACCACAACCACCGCGACGCAGAAATTTACCATCCCCCTTACCTGTTCAACACCGATGGCACGCTGGCCGCACGCCCCAAAATCAGCTCTGCCCCGAGCCGCCTCGGGTACAACCAGCTTTTCGGTGTGAGCACCCCCAATGTGGTCTCCAGAGTGACCCTCGTCCGCTTCGGTTTTGTGACCCACTCGTTCAACCTGGACCAGCGTTTCATGGACCTCAAGTTCCAGCAAAGCTCCACAGGTCAGCTGTATGTGGCCTCCCCTGCCAACAGCAAAATTGCCCCTCCCGGCTCTTACATGCTGTTCATCCTGAACAGCAAAGGCGTGCCTTCGGTCGCCAAGATCATCAACATCCAGTGA
- a CDS encoding type 1 glutamine amidotransferase: MQDIWVIQHIRQETPGTLAELLSARGFKLRTFHPYLGDSVPTHPENIAGLVVMGGPMGVYDSEEHPNLLQEMQLIQNAHQAQIPVIGVCLGSQLIAASLGAEVRPSGYKEIGWYNVKRQSSTDRLFGSLPEQFMGFHWHGDIFDLPEGAELLASSALTAHQAYRVGESTYGLLFHMEVTPQIVQDMVQVFQPELEQEGLSGAEILNQTKTLLPELRNLARQVFGAWIDLVEARQPLARACPLPLPCDLMA, translated from the coding sequence ATGCAAGACATTTGGGTCATCCAGCACATCCGCCAGGAAACCCCTGGCACCCTCGCAGAACTGCTGTCTGCACGCGGTTTCAAACTGCGCACCTTTCACCCTTATCTGGGAGACAGCGTCCCCACCCACCCCGAGAACATTGCCGGTCTGGTGGTCATGGGCGGCCCGATGGGCGTTTACGACAGCGAGGAACACCCCAACCTGCTGCAAGAAATGCAGCTCATTCAAAATGCCCATCAGGCACAGATTCCGGTCATCGGGGTATGCCTTGGCAGCCAACTGATTGCAGCAAGTCTCGGGGCCGAAGTGCGTCCCAGCGGTTACAAAGAAATCGGCTGGTACAACGTCAAACGCCAGAGCAGCACCGACAGACTGTTCGGTTCACTGCCCGAGCAATTCATGGGTTTCCACTGGCACGGCGACATTTTCGACCTGCCAGAGGGTGCAGAGCTGCTGGCTTCCAGCGCCCTGACCGCCCATCAGGCTTACCGTGTGGGTGAAAGCACCTACGGATTGCTTTTCCACATGGAAGTCACCCCCCAGATCGTGCAGGACATGGTGCAGGTGTTCCAGCCTGAACTGGAACAGGAAGGACTCTCGGGTGCCGAGATCCTCAACCAGACCAAAACCCTGCTGCCCGAACTGCGCAATCTGGCCCGTCAGGTGTTCGGGGCATGGATCGATCTGGTGGAAGCCAGACAACCCCTTGCCAGAGCCTGCCCCCTGCCCCTCCCCTGTGACTTGATGGCCTGA
- a CDS encoding diiron oxygenase translates to MEAVCPKRLLAQDLTSTPEQEPYKSKFGDWYERSTVRAAPRRMVLKDEQGLFFSPDFIPIMKHPLIQEQSETVQRHIMVQQLYRYLDFTAKLEHVVVNRVAMSIANGYLDFNLPRQMVFDAYKIYCDEAYHALFSADLLMQVEDITGIRAVTQQLQPFFIRRLHELQHQYSESNLQELMEIFFVIISETLISGFLSDIPTAKDVKPSIRAVVRDHAIDEGKHHVYFADLLRRVWPQLDKRYKKEVAKQLPNLIYAFLTPDIDSIRKELTSYDMPRDHVEQVIAETYTKEIVSSHIANSISSLTRYLRELGILDDPEVQDRFFEAGLLTSNDLVLG, encoded by the coding sequence ATGGAAGCAGTCTGCCCCAAACGCCTTCTCGCTCAGGACCTCACCAGCACCCCCGAGCAGGAACCCTACAAAAGCAAATTCGGTGACTGGTACGAGCGTTCCACCGTGCGCGCCGCACCCCGCCGCATGGTTTTGAAAGACGAGCAGGGCCTGTTCTTCTCTCCAGACTTCATTCCGATCATGAAACACCCACTGATTCAGGAGCAGAGCGAAACGGTTCAGCGACACATCATGGTGCAGCAACTGTACCGTTACCTCGACTTCACCGCCAAACTGGAGCATGTGGTGGTGAACCGGGTAGCCATGTCCATCGCCAACGGTTATCTGGATTTCAATTTGCCCCGCCAGATGGTCTTTGACGCCTACAAAATTTACTGCGACGAAGCCTACCACGCCCTGTTCTCTGCTGACCTTTTGATGCAGGTCGAAGACATCACCGGCATCCGTGCCGTGACCCAGCAGTTGCAGCCTTTCTTCATCCGCAGACTGCATGAATTGCAACACCAGTACAGCGAAAGCAACCTGCAAGAACTGATGGAGATCTTCTTTGTGATCATCTCCGAGACCCTGATCTCGGGCTTTTTGTCGGACATCCCCACCGCCAAGGATGTGAAACCCTCCATCCGTGCAGTGGTGCGTGACCACGCCATCGATGAAGGCAAGCACCACGTCTACTTCGCAGACCTGTTGCGCCGCGTGTGGCCTCAACTGGACAAGCGCTACAAGAAAGAAGTCGCCAAGCAACTGCCCAACCTGATTTACGCCTTCCTGACCCCCGACATCGATTCCATCCGCAAAGAGTTGACCTCTTACGACATGCCCCGAGACCACGTGGAGCAGGTCATCGCGGAAACCTACACCAAAGAGATTGTGTCCAGTCACATCGCCAACTCCATCTCTTCTTTGACCCGTTACCTGCGTGAACTGGGCATTCTGGATGACCCCGAGGTGCAAGACCGCTTCTTTGAAGCGGGCCTCTTGACCAGCAACGATCTGGTCCTCGGATAA
- a CDS encoding MIP/aquaporin family protein: MKHTTWQEFMAEALGSLVLNMFGLGVMAMVILFGSTPLVPGEVVKGGYTNIVLGWGLAVTMGVFVSAQISGAHLNPAVTLALAVTRRFSWAKVPHYVVAQFVGAFVAAALVFTVYHAQWIKVDPELAHTAGVLSTFPAVSGFWPGFIDQLVGTALLMVMVLAIGDHLKTPSSKIFAPVVLGLLVVAIGASFGGMHGFAVNPARDLAPRLFSLLAGFQNTGLNSTLWLVPVVGPLAGALVGAWIYDFSIGKAMNQSTPEQQPVGAVVQEAS; the protein is encoded by the coding sequence ATGAAACACACGACTTGGCAGGAATTCATGGCAGAAGCCCTCGGCTCACTGGTGCTCAACATGTTCGGACTCGGGGTGATGGCGATGGTGATCCTGTTTGGCAGCACCCCTCTGGTGCCCGGAGAAGTGGTCAAAGGCGGATACACCAACATCGTGCTGGGCTGGGGACTGGCCGTCACCATGGGGGTTTTTGTGTCTGCCCAGATCAGCGGAGCCCACCTGAACCCCGCAGTGACCCTTGCTCTGGCGGTCACCCGGCGTTTTTCATGGGCCAAAGTGCCCCATTATGTGGTGGCCCAGTTTGTGGGGGCTTTTGTGGCTGCGGCTCTGGTGTTCACGGTGTACCACGCCCAGTGGATCAAAGTGGACCCCGAGCTTGCCCACACCGCAGGCGTCCTGAGCACCTTCCCTGCCGTGTCTGGTTTCTGGCCGGGCTTCATTGACCAGTTGGTGGGAACCGCCCTTTTGATGGTGATGGTTCTGGCCATCGGAGACCACCTGAAAACCCCAAGCAGCAAAATTTTTGCTCCAGTGGTGCTGGGTTTGCTGGTGGTGGCCATCGGTGCCTCTTTCGGTGGGATGCACGGCTTTGCAGTGAACCCTGCCCGTGACCTTGCACCCAGACTGTTTTCCTTGCTGGCCGGATTCCAGAACACTGGACTGAACAGCACCCTCTGGCTTGTTCCAGTGGTGGGACCTCTGGCGGGGGCACTGGTCGGCGCATGGATTTACGATTTCAGCATTGGCAAAGCCATGAACCAGAGCACCCCCGAGCAGCAACCTGTGGGTGCAGTGGTGCAAGAAGCCTCCTGA